One genomic window of Luteitalea pratensis includes the following:
- a CDS encoding pilus assembly protein TadG-related protein: MRRAIWRDDRGAVLVHVAVALVGLLAFSSLTIDYGVLWVARRQAQNAADAAALAAAHSLAYGDLTDMTTLTARVKAVGVSVAQQHLVWGQAPSVTPDDITIITCPPLTPGVPDQCVRVEVFRRQGRSPLPTFFGNLVGVTSQGVQATATAQVAVGATTSCVRPWAIPDKWLDRIDDDAPKDIDTWTMDDTFNRYYESGALKGELLGPVETLDEYVPSMGYKVPDDIGLRVKLKVGSPQDTISPGFFLPISIGGTGGNVYQENIEECNPHQFAIGDVLSTEEGVEVEPGNMIGPTKHGVDNLIAADTLMNGEEAVWKCTDGHVASANEDCAGYPSTGTSLRIVPLPVFDVQAYLDEKYFGEDKTTGRFNLKITRLVGFFIERMQGNDVIGRVTYYPANGTLGSGTANNANFLRKIILVR; encoded by the coding sequence ATGAGACGTGCAATCTGGCGGGATGATCGCGGGGCGGTGCTGGTCCACGTGGCTGTGGCCCTCGTCGGGCTGCTGGCGTTCAGCTCGCTCACCATCGACTACGGTGTGCTGTGGGTGGCACGTCGCCAGGCACAGAACGCGGCGGACGCCGCGGCCCTCGCCGCGGCGCATTCGCTGGCCTACGGCGACCTCACCGACATGACCACTCTCACCGCGCGCGTGAAGGCGGTCGGCGTCTCCGTGGCGCAACAGCACCTCGTGTGGGGGCAGGCGCCCTCCGTCACCCCCGACGACATCACCATCATCACCTGCCCGCCCCTCACGCCGGGCGTGCCGGATCAGTGCGTGCGGGTCGAGGTGTTCCGCCGCCAGGGCCGGTCACCGCTGCCGACGTTCTTCGGCAACCTCGTGGGGGTCACGTCGCAGGGGGTTCAGGCGACGGCCACCGCGCAGGTCGCGGTCGGCGCCACGACCAGCTGCGTGCGGCCGTGGGCCATCCCCGACAAGTGGCTCGATCGCATCGACGACGACGCTCCGAAGGACATCGACACGTGGACGATGGACGACACGTTCAATCGTTACTACGAGTCGGGCGCGCTGAAAGGCGAGCTGCTCGGGCCGGTCGAGACGCTGGACGAGTACGTGCCCTCGATGGGCTACAAGGTCCCGGACGACATCGGTCTGCGCGTCAAGCTGAAGGTCGGGAGCCCACAGGACACGATCAGCCCGGGCTTCTTCCTGCCGATTTCAATCGGAGGGACGGGCGGCAACGTGTATCAGGAGAACATCGAGGAGTGTAACCCTCACCAGTTCGCGATCGGTGACGTGCTTTCGACCGAAGAAGGCGTCGAGGTCGAGCCGGGCAACATGATCGGCCCGACCAAGCACGGCGTCGACAACCTGATCGCCGCCGACACGCTCATGAATGGCGAGGAAGCCGTCTGGAAATGCACCGATGGGCACGTCGCGTCGGCCAACGAGGACTGTGCCGGCTACCCCAGCACGGGCACCAGCCTCCGCATCGTGCCGCTGCCGGTCTTCGACGTCCAGGCGTACCTGGACGAGAAGTACTTCGGTGAGGACAAGACGACGGGTCGCTTTAACCTGAAAATCACTCGTCTGGTCGGCTTCTTCATCGAACGGATGCAGGGCAACGACGTCATCGGCCGCGTCACCTACTACCCGGCCAACGGCACGCTCGGCAGCGGCACGGCAAACAACGCGAATTTCCTCAGAAAGATCATTCTCGTCCGATGA
- a CDS encoding AAA family ATPase, with amino-acid sequence MSVVTFPQIAVIGARGRDLETHLGSAGMRVTSMAASDLLALAHPSARPSQVVIIDLRDASVLPPTVAVLRRNHPNTAVVLVVTHLDPTLMLDAMRSGVTEIVPEPLTQSALEAAVGRVWNAQEPDNAGQVIAVVGGKGGVGATTIAVNLATVLAREAPGEALLIDLHPAQGDAALQLGAEPRFSVVDALENTHRLDEAYFRSLVVVVKKGPDLLASSDRHVIGSPGADRVRALVEFAARTYKYVVLDVPRTDLSILDGLDNTQQVVIIVNQELSAIRNGARLVEALSQRYGKDRLILALARFDKAAEIGTEDIARVVGLPVSHVVPNDYRAAVRAVNQGQPIAMGEPNKLTVALKSMAISLAGLRPPPVEAPPSAGLLGRLTLRRTSQVL; translated from the coding sequence ATGAGCGTCGTCACCTTTCCACAAATCGCTGTGATCGGGGCCCGCGGCCGGGACCTCGAAACGCACCTCGGCTCAGCTGGCATGCGCGTGACGTCGATGGCGGCCTCCGACCTTCTGGCGCTCGCGCATCCGTCGGCGCGTCCCTCGCAGGTCGTCATCATCGACCTGCGCGACGCGAGCGTGCTTCCGCCGACTGTGGCCGTGCTGCGCCGCAACCATCCCAACACCGCCGTCGTGCTAGTCGTTACTCATCTGGATCCGACGCTGATGCTCGACGCGATGCGCTCGGGAGTCACCGAGATCGTGCCAGAACCGCTGACGCAGTCGGCGCTCGAGGCCGCGGTGGGCCGGGTATGGAACGCTCAGGAACCGGACAACGCCGGCCAGGTCATTGCGGTCGTCGGCGGCAAGGGCGGCGTGGGAGCGACCACGATCGCGGTCAACCTCGCGACCGTGCTCGCTCGCGAGGCGCCGGGCGAGGCGCTGCTCATCGACCTGCACCCTGCCCAGGGGGACGCGGCCCTGCAGCTGGGTGCCGAGCCGCGCTTCTCGGTGGTCGATGCGCTCGAAAACACGCACCGCCTCGACGAGGCCTACTTCCGCAGCCTCGTGGTCGTGGTGAAGAAGGGACCCGACCTGCTGGCGTCCTCCGACCGGCACGTCATCGGGTCGCCTGGGGCCGACCGCGTGCGCGCGCTCGTCGAGTTCGCGGCACGAACCTACAAGTACGTCGTCCTCGACGTGCCGCGCACCGACCTCAGCATTCTCGATGGCCTGGACAACACGCAGCAGGTCGTCATCATCGTGAACCAGGAACTCAGTGCGATCCGCAATGGCGCGCGGCTGGTCGAGGCGCTGTCGCAGCGGTACGGCAAGGACCGGCTGATCCTGGCTCTGGCGCGATTCGACAAGGCCGCCGAAATCGGCACCGAGGACATCGCCAGAGTGGTTGGACTTCCCGTCTCGCACGTCGTGCCGAACGACTATCGCGCCGCCGTCAGGGCGGTGAACCAGGGACAGCCCATCGCGATGGGCGAACCCAACAAGCTCACGGTCGCCCTGAAGAGCATGGCGATCAGCCTGGCAGGTTTGCGGCCGCCTCCCGTCGAGGCACCACCGTCCGCGGGGCTGCTGGGCCGCCTCACCCTTCGTCGAACCTCACAGGTGCTCTAG
- a CDS encoding CpaF family protein has translation MTQSTGFNARALGPSIDVRHPQYQDLKGRVHQGLLNRLNLERLASVKRKEAEPEIRTIIQSMLEDESRTVPLSQFEREALVSDVLDELFGLGPLEVLLADPTISDILVNRHDLIYVEREGRLEETSLVFRDDRHLMQIIERIVSSVGRRVDESSPMVDARLADGSRVNAVIPPLALDGPSMSIRRFRTDRLGANDLVARDALTAPMLEFLEKCVASRLNVIVSGGTGAGKTTMLNVLSSFISERERVVTIEDAAELRLRQRHVVRLETRPPNIEGKGAVRQRELVINALRMRPDRIVVGEVRGEEALDMLQAMNTGHDGSLTTIHANTPRDALYRLDTMVAMAGFNLPDKAIRQQVASAVDLIVQVARQADGARRVTAISELTGMEGDVITMQDIFVFEQQGLSPEGRVRGRFRATGIRPRCAERLATAGHSLPLSLFEHVKAVA, from the coding sequence ATGACGCAATCCACTGGTTTCAACGCGCGCGCACTCGGGCCGTCGATCGACGTCCGCCATCCGCAGTACCAGGACCTCAAGGGCCGCGTTCACCAGGGCCTGCTGAACCGCCTGAACCTCGAACGGCTCGCCTCAGTCAAGCGCAAGGAGGCCGAGCCGGAAATCCGCACGATCATCCAGAGCATGCTCGAGGACGAGTCACGCACCGTCCCTTTGAGTCAGTTCGAGCGTGAGGCCCTGGTCAGCGACGTGCTCGACGAGTTGTTCGGTCTCGGCCCGCTGGAGGTGCTGCTGGCCGATCCGACGATCTCGGACATCCTGGTCAACCGTCACGACCTGATATACGTCGAGCGCGAGGGACGACTCGAAGAAACGTCGCTCGTCTTCCGCGACGACCGTCATCTGATGCAAATCATCGAGCGCATCGTCAGCTCCGTGGGCCGTCGTGTCGACGAGTCCAGCCCGATGGTGGACGCGCGTCTGGCGGATGGCTCGCGCGTCAACGCGGTCATCCCACCGCTGGCGCTCGACGGGCCGTCGATGTCGATTCGCCGGTTCCGGACCGACCGCCTCGGCGCCAACGACCTGGTCGCGCGCGATGCACTGACCGCACCGATGCTGGAGTTCCTGGAGAAGTGCGTCGCGAGCCGCCTCAACGTCATCGTTTCTGGCGGCACGGGTGCGGGCAAGACGACGATGCTCAACGTGCTCTCGAGCTTCATCAGCGAACGAGAGCGCGTGGTGACGATCGAAGACGCCGCGGAACTCCGGCTTCGCCAGCGTCATGTGGTGCGGCTCGAGACCCGCCCGCCCAACATCGAGGGCAAGGGCGCCGTCCGCCAGCGCGAGCTGGTCATCAATGCGCTGCGCATGCGGCCCGATCGCATCGTCGTCGGCGAAGTCCGAGGCGAGGAAGCGCTCGACATGTTGCAGGCGATGAACACCGGCCACGACGGCAGTCTCACGACCATTCACGCCAACACGCCGCGCGACGCGCTGTACCGCCTCGACACCATGGTGGCGATGGCGGGTTTCAACCTGCCCGACAAGGCGATCCGCCAGCAAGTCGCCTCAGCCGTGGACCTGATTGTGCAGGTGGCACGGCAGGCCGACGGCGCTCGTCGGGTCACAGCGATTTCCGAGCTGACCGGCATGGAAGGCGACGTGATCACGATGCAGGACATCTTCGTGTTCGAGCAGCAGGGACTGTCTCCGGAGGGCCGGGTGCGCGGACGATTTCGTGCGACGGGCATCCGCCCGCGGTGTGCTGAGCGTTTGGCGACGGCCGGCCACAGTTTGCCGCTCTCGCTCTTCGAGCACGTCAAGGCCGTGGCGTAG
- a CDS encoding type II secretion system F family protein has protein sequence MLVPAIVFLIVLGVVFGVFYTAILRPEDARRDAVHARLQQQLGKGGRAPRKRASSLLRGDRDLTALPLVDNLLLPFTIITRPLGEHIAHANLQLTVGALLATSSIASVLAFVVVEVLTGYELVALGVAAVAFYVPIVVVRFKATRRIRAFEEQFPESVDLIARALRAGHAFTTALSMAADESPEPVGGEFKRLYDEQNFGMPLSDAMRDFARRIPLLDAKFFVTAVLTQRESGGNLAEVLDNLATVVRERFKVKRQVRVISAHGRMTGYVLMGLPPALAMAFMVVSESHIEMLLGDIIGLWMIAGAVVLQTMGCLIIRKLVNIEY, from the coding sequence ATGCTTGTTCCGGCTATCGTCTTCCTCATCGTCCTGGGCGTAGTGTTCGGGGTGTTCTACACGGCGATCCTGCGCCCCGAGGACGCGCGGCGAGACGCCGTCCACGCCCGGCTCCAACAGCAGCTCGGCAAGGGCGGGCGCGCGCCGCGCAAGCGGGCGTCGTCGCTGCTACGCGGCGACCGCGATCTGACCGCGCTGCCACTCGTGGACAACCTGCTGCTTCCGTTCACGATTATCACAAGGCCGCTCGGCGAGCACATCGCTCACGCCAACCTGCAGCTCACCGTGGGCGCGCTGCTGGCCACGAGCAGCATCGCCAGCGTCCTGGCGTTCGTCGTCGTGGAAGTGCTGACGGGATACGAGCTGGTGGCATTGGGAGTGGCGGCGGTCGCGTTCTACGTACCAATCGTCGTGGTCCGTTTCAAGGCGACCCGGCGGATCCGCGCCTTCGAGGAGCAGTTCCCCGAGAGCGTCGACCTGATCGCGCGGGCGCTGCGGGCAGGACACGCGTTCACGACCGCACTGTCGATGGCGGCCGACGAGAGCCCGGAGCCGGTCGGTGGCGAGTTCAAGCGTCTGTACGACGAGCAGAACTTCGGCATGCCACTCAGCGACGCGATGCGTGACTTCGCCAGGCGCATCCCGCTGCTCGACGCCAAGTTCTTCGTGACCGCGGTGCTGACGCAGCGCGAGTCAGGCGGCAACCTGGCGGAGGTCCTCGACAACCTCGCGACCGTCGTCCGCGAACGCTTCAAGGTCAAGCGGCAGGTGCGGGTGATCTCGGCGCACGGTCGTATGACCGGGTACGTGCTCATGGGCCTCCCGCCCGCGCTGGCGATGGCGTTCATGGTGGTGAGCGAGTCGCACATCGAGATGCTGTTGGGCGACATCATCGGCTTGTGGATGATCGCCGGCGCCGTCGTCCTGCAGACGATGGGCTGCCTGATCATTCGCAAGCTGGTCAACATCGAGTACTGA
- a CDS encoding type II secretion system F family protein, protein MIVLVGGVFVAVAGFLTLGGFAVLNRLAPERRRLEGITNRGVSTGLVVDPGPSLAADDLSSVEKRLAKLVPKSPKDMGRLQRQMALGGFHGYLPAAIFVLVEITLPLIFGAIPLLWLGFSAGLILAFVLAAVGYVIPGLYLSHLIRGFKKEIRNGLPDALDLLIVCIEAGSGLDQAILKATEELAISYPRLSTELGMITTEIRAGKPRLDAFRNFAERTKVEDVQSLVAMLVQTDRFGTSIAQALRTHADVLRTKRRQRAEEKAAKLGVKLVFPLVFCLFPALYVVTLGPAVIQFVRVFFGQVAAD, encoded by the coding sequence ATGATAGTGCTGGTCGGCGGCGTGTTCGTGGCAGTGGCCGGCTTCCTCACGCTGGGCGGGTTCGCCGTGCTCAATCGGCTGGCGCCGGAGCGGAGGCGGCTCGAGGGGATCACGAATAGAGGGGTGTCCACCGGGCTGGTGGTGGATCCCGGTCCGTCCCTGGCCGCTGACGACCTCAGCAGCGTCGAGAAGCGACTGGCGAAGCTGGTGCCCAAGTCGCCCAAGGACATGGGCCGGCTGCAGCGGCAGATGGCGCTGGGCGGCTTCCACGGCTACCTGCCGGCGGCCATTTTCGTGCTGGTCGAAATCACCTTGCCGCTCATATTCGGGGCGATCCCGCTGCTCTGGCTGGGGTTCAGCGCCGGCTTGATCCTGGCGTTCGTGCTCGCCGCCGTGGGCTACGTGATACCGGGGCTGTACCTGTCACACCTGATTCGCGGCTTCAAGAAAGAGATTCGCAACGGGCTGCCAGACGCGCTCGACCTGCTGATCGTGTGCATCGAGGCCGGCAGCGGCCTGGACCAGGCGATCCTGAAGGCGACCGAGGAACTCGCCATCAGCTATCCGCGGCTGTCCACCGAACTCGGCATGATCACGACCGAGATTCGAGCCGGAAAGCCGCGCCTGGACGCGTTCCGCAATTTCGCCGAGCGCACGAAGGTCGAGGACGTGCAGTCGCTGGTGGCGATGCTGGTCCAGACCGATCGCTTCGGGACGAGTATCGCGCAGGCGCTACGCACCCACGCCGACGTGCTCCGCACCAAGCGCCGTCAGCGCGCCGAGGAGAAGGCCGCCAAACTCGGCGTGAAGCTGGTCTTCCCGCTGGTCTTCTGTCTCTTCCCCGCGCTGTACGTCGTGACACTCGGCCCTGCGGTCATTCAGTTCGTTCGAGTGTTCTTCGGACAGGTTGCGGCCGATTAG